In one Brassica oleracea var. oleracea cultivar TO1000 chromosome C9, BOL, whole genome shotgun sequence genomic region, the following are encoded:
- the LOC106317002 gene encoding uncharacterized protein LOC106317002, with product MDYSSTITITREELNAFHLYDRALFSRLVITLRRDIGQSYQVMTFLLYLETIAPHLRNLIADFASLTDVFVNMVADQVVTCIKCLSYDDFPAFVTHLRRSILSPEIPYITDVTRGYLTLIVIHNNRENILFEMKKHMTRVCVRAFEDICVRAEMYNKEIEERENAIAEMSQLGISSVVQNGESSTSQFSSRRVNADNRTIFLTFSKGYPISKAEVYAYFTRRFGEIVEAIHMGGAGENEQTLYATMQLSSVSKVPDILTEDRTQYIINGKHVWARKFIPSHKSS from the exons TTATTCATCCACGATAACCATCACGAGAGAAGAGTTGAATGCTTTTCACTTGTATGACAGAGCACTTTTCTCTCGTCTTGTCATAACTCTAAGACGAGACATTGGCCAGTCTTATCAAGTTATGACCTTTCTCCTCTATCTCGAGACGATTGCTCCTCACCTGAGAAACTTGATAGCGGATTTTGCCTCTTTAACGGACGTTTTCGTCAACATGGTCGCTGACCAAGTCGTGACGTGCATCAAGTGCTTGTCCTACGACGATTTTCCAGCATTTGTGACCCACTTGAGGAGAAGCATCCTCTCCCCAGAGATACCTTATATCACGGATGTCACAAGAGGGTACCTAACTCTCATAGTCATCCACAACAACCGTGAAAACATTCTCTTTGAGATGAAGAAGCATATGACGCGTGTATGCGTCCGAGCTTTTGAGGATATATGCGTGCGTGCTGAGATGTACAACAAGGAGATTGAAGAGAGGGAAAATGCGATAGCGGAGATGAGCCAGCTGGGAATTAGCAGTGTTGTTCAAAATGGTGAATCAAGTACTAGCCAGTTCTCGAGTCGTCGAGTAAACGCAGATAATAGGACTATCTTCCTCACATTTTCTAAAGGATACCCAATTTCCAAAGCAGAAGTGTATGCCTACTTCACCAG GAGATTTGGGGAAATTGTAGAAGCGATACACATGGGTGGAGCGGGAGAGAATGAACAAACGCTGTATGCAACGATGCAGTTAAGTTCTGTCTCCAAAGTTCCAGATATTCTAACCGAAGACAGGACCCAATACATCATCAATGGAAAACATGTTTGGGCTCGAAAATTCATTCCCAGTCACAAATCCTCCTAG
- the LOC106316679 gene encoding receptor-like cytosolic serine/threonine-protein kinase RBK1, with protein sequence MAVEETEKKKESKEEQEIELHRNDLGLEHSSSSGVLGITIMMDPDIDNSSTYYSTCSSCSPDDESSSLSSPFSNTPNKIVSSSYHGGLQWNKMIESIKKKSIRRFTVIPLLASYELTRKNLRRKQPKLPFPPSENGFPCERFFMPKPSWRNFTYEELVAATDDFNPENMIGKGGHAEVYKGVLPDGETVAIKKLMSHAKEEEDRVSDFLSELGIIAHVNHPNAARLRGFSSDRGLHFVLEYAPHGSLSTKLFGSEECLEWKIRYKVALGIADGLSYLHNVCPRRIIHRDIKASNILLSRDFDAQISDFGLAKWLPENWAHHVVFPIEGTFGYMAPEYFIHGIVDEKIDLFAFGVLLLEIITSRRAVDTASRQSIVAWAKPFLEKNSVEDIVDPRLGNEFDPTEMKRVMLTASMCIHHIATMRPDMTRVVQLLRGEDGPAELELQQKPGQGGAVIVNACDLQDHTSSSYLNELIRHRQLLME encoded by the exons ATGGCTGTTGAAG AGACAGAGAAGAAGAAAGAAAGCAAAGAGGAACAAGAGATAGAGCTTCACAGGAACGACTTAGGCCTCGAACATTCATCATCATCAGGTGTACTTGGCATCACAATTATGATGGATCCAGACATAGACAATAGCAGCACTTATTACAGTACTTGCAGCTCTTGCTCCCCTGACGATGAATCATCATCATTATCCTCTCCATTTTCGAATACTCCTAATAAAATCGTTTCGTCTTCCTATCATGGTGGTCTTCAATGGAACAAAATGATCGAATCCATCAAGAAGAAGTCCATACGAAGATTCACTGTCATTCCTCTCCTAGCAAGTTACGAATTAACGCGTAAAAACTTGCGTCGCAAGCAACCTAAGCTCCCTTTCCCTCCCTCTGAGAATGGCTTCCCCTGTGAACGTTTCTTTATGCCTAAACCCTCTTGGCGAAACTTCACCTACGAAGAGCTCGTTGCAGCCACCGATGATTTCAATCCTG AGAATATGATTGGGAAGGGAGGACATGCTGAGGTATACAAAGGGGTCTTGCCTGATGGTGAGACGGTGGCGATCAAGAAACTTATGAGTCACGCCAAGGAGGAAGAAGACAGAGTGAGTGATTTCCTTTCAGAGCTAGGTATAATCGCACATGTAAACCACCCAAACGCAGCGCGGCTTCGAGGTTTCAGCAGTGATCGTGGTTTGCATTTTGTGCTTGAGTACGCTCCCCATGGTAGCCTCTCTACAAAGCTCTTTG GATCAGAGGAGTGTCTGGAGTGGAAGATAAGGTATAAAGTGGCTCTAGGTATAGCTGATGGTCTAAGTTATCTTCACAATGTTTGCCCTAGACGGATCATTCACCGTGACATCAAAGCTTCTAACATATTACTCAGCCGAGATTTTGATGCTCAG ATTTCAGATTTTGGACTAGCAAAATGGTTACCAGAGAACTGGGCTCATCATGTTGTATTCCCCATCGAAGGAACATTCGG GTATATGGCTCCAGAATACTTCATACACGGCATTGTTGATGAGAAGATTGATTTGTTTGCCTTTGGTGTGTTGCTTCTAGAGATCATAACCAGTCGTAGGGCTGTTGATACAGCCAGCAGACAAAGCATCGTTGCATGG GCAAAACCTTTTCTGGAGAAGAACAGCGTTGAGGACATTGTGGATCCTCGGCTAGGAAATGAGTTTGATCCAACAGAGATGAAACGAGTGATGCTAACAGCTTCAATGTGTATACATCATATAGCCACAATGCGACCTGACATGACCCGG GTAGTGCAGCTGTTGCGTGGAGAAGACGGCCCAGCTGAGCTAGAGCTACAGCAGAAGCCAGGTCAAGGAGGGGCGGTGATTGTGAACGCTTGCGATCTACAGGATCACACCTCCTCCTCATACCTCAACGAACTCATCCGACACAGGCAACTCCTCATGGAGTGA
- the LOC106313870 gene encoding AP2-like ethylene-responsive transcription factor AIL6 → MAPMTNWLTFSLSPMEMLRSSDDQSQFVSYDASSAASSSPYLLDNFYGWTNQKPQELFFKEEAQLAAAASMADSTILTTFVDPQSHSQSHIPKLEDFLGGDVRYSDNSQSETQDSSSLSQIYDPRHHQNQNQNQNQNQNQNQTGFYSDHNPDFNKTMAGFQTAFSTNSGSEVDDSASIARTLLAGEYLGHVVESSGPGLGFHGGASTGGALSLGVNINNNANQRSSSDNNQIVEHHYNVERINNNSEKRDSEKEKPVVAVETSDCSNKKVADTFGQRTSIYRGVTRHRWTGRYEAHLWDNSCRREGQARKGRQVYLGGYDKEDKAARAYDLAALKYWNAAATTNFPITNYSKELEEMKHMTKLEFIASLRRKSSGFSRGASIYRGVTRHHQQGRWQARIGRVAGNKDLYLGTFATEEEAAEAYDIAAIKFRGINAVTNFEMNRYDVEAIMKSALPIGGAAKRLKLSLESAASAEQKPNVGHHQQQLHHLQQQQQQLQLQSSHNNSSINFALCPNSDVQSQMIPCGIPFDAAALYHHQQQQQQQQNFFQHFHAASDSTASNNNNSNVQGSMGLMAPNAAEFFLWPNQSY, encoded by the exons ATGGCTCCGATGACGAACTGGTTAACGTTTTCTTTGTCACCAATGGAGATGTTGAGGTCATCTGATGATCAGTCTCAGTTTGTGTCCTATGACGCTTCTTCCGCCGCTTCATCCTCTCCTTATCTCCTCGATAATTTCTATG GCTGGACGAACCAAAAGCCTCAGGAGTTGTTTTTCAAAGAAGAAGCTCAGCTAGCAGCAGCAGCTTCGATGGCGGATTCAACAATCCTAACAACGTTCGTGGACCCACAGAGTCATTCCCAGAGTCACATCCCAAAGCTTGAAGACTTTCTCGGTGGTGACGTGCGTTACTCCGACAACAGCCAAAGCGAAACACAAGACTCTTCTTCCCTCTCTCAAATCTACGATCCACGTCACCACCAAAACCAAAACCAAAACCAAAACCAAAACCAAAACCAAAACCAAACCGGGTTTTACTCTGATCACAACCCTGACTTCAACAAAACCATGGCCGGTTTTCAAACCGCCTTCTCGACAAACTCCGGTTCCGAAGTCGACGACTCTGCCTCCATAGCCCGGACTCTTCTCGCCGGAGAGTATTTGGGACACGTGGTCGAATCCTCCGGTCCTGGTCTTGGTTTTCACGGTGGAGCTAGCACCGGAGGTGCTTTGTCGCTTGGGGTTAACATTAACAACAACGCTAATCAAAGGAGTAGTAGTGACAATAATCAGATCGTTGAGCATCATTACAATGTTGAAAGAATCAACAACAACAGCGAGAAGAGAGATTCTGAGAAGGAGAAGCCTGTTGTGGCGGTGGAGACGTCAGATTGTTCTAACAAGAAGGTCGCTGATACGTTCGGACAAAGGACTTCTATTTACAGAGGCGTTACAAG ACATAGATGGACGGGAAGATATGAAGCTCATCTATGGGATAATAGCTGTAGGAGAGAAGGTCAAGCCAGGAAAGGACGTCAAG TATACTTGG GTGGATATGACAAAGAAGATAAAGCAGCTCGAGCTTATGATTTAGCAGCTCTTAAGTACTGGAATGCTGCTGCTACCACCAACTTCCCT ATTACGAATTACTCAAAAGAACTAGAGGAAATGAAGCACATGACCAAACTAGAGTTCATTGCTTCCCTTAGGAG GAAGAGTAGCGGATTCTCGAGAGGAGCTTCGATATACAGAGGTGTGACAAGGCATCATCAACAAGGACGTTGGCAAGCAAGGATTGGCCGTGTTGCCGGCAACAAAGATCTTTACCTCGGAACCTTTG CAACGGAAGAGGAAGCGGCTGAGGCGTACGACATAGCAGCGATCAAATTCAGAGGAATAAACGCTGTAACCAACTTCGAGATGAACCGTTACGACGTTGAAGCTATCATGAAGAGTGCACTTCCCATTGGTGGTGCAGCAAAACGTCTTAAGCTCTCTTTGGAATCTGCTGCTTCAGCAGAGCAGAAACCAAACGTTGGTCATCATCAGCAACAACTCCACCATCTTCAGCAACAACAACAACAGCTTCAGCTTCAGTCATCTCACAATAACAGTAGCATTAACTTCGCGCTATGTCCCAACTCAGATGTTCAGTCTCAGATGATTCCATGCGGAATCCCTTTCGACGCAGCTGCTCTTTACCATCATCAACAGCAACAGCAGCAGCAGCAGAACTTCTTCCAGCATTTTCATGCAGCATCTGACTCGACAGCGTCTAATAATAATAACTCCAATGTTCAAGGGTCAATGGGACTAATGGCCCCAAATGCAGCTGAGTTCTTCTTGTGGCCTAACCAGTCTTACTAG